The region TCCTCGATGGCAAGCCGCGTGAATATATCCGCAACAATGACGATGTCGCCTGTTACGTTCCCGAAGCGAAAACCGTCCTGATCGAAAAGCGCGTGACGCGCGATGTATTTCCCGCCATCCTTGCCGCCAATCCCACCGATCTGGTGGATTACTACAGCGTCAAAATGGGGGAGACCGGCCGTGTGGCGGGGCACGATTGCCAGGCTGTGATCCTCGAACCCAAGGATAAGCTGCGCTACGGTTACAAGCTGTGGGCCGACAAGGCTACCGGCCTGCTGTTGCGCGCGCAGACCTTCGACGCCAAGAATGAAGTGGTGGAGCAGATTTCCTTCACCCAGATCGAGATCGGCAACATCGATCACAATCGCGTCAAGCCGAGCATCACCAACACCAATGGCTGGCATATCGAAAATTCGGTCATGAGCCAGGTCAACCTGTCGGGCTGGTCAGTGACGCCGCCGCCGGGCTTCAAGAAGATCCAGGAAGTCAAACGCCTGATTTCCGATACGCAGAACACCGGCACGTCCGCGGCGCAGCATGGTGTGACGACACAGCGAGAAGTGTCGCAGATCGTGTTTTCCGACGGACTGGCGGCGATTTCCGTGTTCATCGAACCGGGTTCGCAGAGCCGTACCGAAGGCTCCATGCAGCAGGGCGCAATGAATATCGTGGGCCGTCGCCAAGGCGATTACTGGCTCACCGTAGTCGGTGAAGTGCCGGGTCCTGCGATCCGGCAAGTATCGAATTCCATAGAATTCAAATCCAAATAATACGAAAAATACCAATGATGATTCCCGCCAAGAAAATCTTGTTGTCGTCGTTACTGAGCGCTTCCGTTCTGGCCCTGTCGCCGGCGTTGACCGGCCTGAGCACTGCGGTCGCGGCGCCTGCCGTGGCCGGCCTGCCTGACTTCGCGGATATCGTTGACCGCACCGGTCCGGGTGTGGTCAACATTCGCACCACCGAGCGTGTCAAGACCGGCCAGCCGCAAGCCGGTGCGGACGACGAAGAGATGCAGGAGTTTTTCCGCCGCTTCTTCGGCGTGCCGA is a window of Herbaspirillum hiltneri N3 DNA encoding:
- a CDS encoding MucB/RseB C-terminal domain-containing protein, whose protein sequence is MRQRQGLLRVVLFLSAVVAFSVKAENALPAKVSNNQDAQVLLKKIQSAAQRLNYSGTFVYQQSNQMRTSRITHILSGKNEIEKLEVLDGKPREYIRNNDDVACYVPEAKTVLIEKRVTRDVFPAILAANPTDLVDYYSVKMGETGRVAGHDCQAVILEPKDKLRYGYKLWADKATGLLLRAQTFDAKNEVVEQISFTQIEIGNIDHNRVKPSITNTNGWHIENSVMSQVNLSGWSVTPPPGFKKIQEVKRLISDTQNTGTSAAQHGVTTQREVSQIVFSDGLAAISVFIEPGSQSRTEGSMQQGAMNIVGRRQGDYWLTVVGEVPGPAIRQVSNSIEFKSK